From Staphylothermus hellenicus DSM 12710, a single genomic window includes:
- a CDS encoding ATP-binding cassette domain-containing protein: MKIDEQIILPENLEVHEPSQNLYVGKTGAGKTILLKTLSGIALDLYNIEVEGEIVVDGKSYYIPQEPWIINIGKTGIEELIYTMYANKENTSLFKQLELKQLDQYKHVLTKRISDMSYGEKRILEILKTIISIRT; this comes from the coding sequence ATAAAAATAGATGAGCAAATCATACTGCCTGAAAACCTAGAGGTTCATGAGCCCTCCCAAAACTTATATGTAGGAAAAACTGGAGCAGGTAAAACTATTTTATTAAAAACTCTCTCAGGCATAGCCCTTGATCTTTACAATATAGAAGTTGAGGGAGAAATAGTTGTAGATGGAAAAAGCTATTACATCCCCCAAGAACCATGGATCATTAATATTGGAAAAACAGGAATTGAAGAACTAATATATACAATGTATGCTAATAAGGAAAATACATCATTGTTTAAACAACTAGAGCTTAAACAATTAGATCAATATAAGCATGTGCTAACAAAAAGGATCTCTGACATGAGCTATGGTGAAAAAAGGATTTTGGAAATATTGAAGACAATCATATCGATCCGGACATAG
- a CDS encoding S16 family serine protease translates to MQYLRIVSSILVFIIILSTMIVVNAYPVYLNIHSFRKSVVVYAPAVTRSGEGAVLRVNLTIVYPGSGMVYFSAKPLVEPDTQATARIAAYVASTITGRNFYSYDYYVVMTSNSLVVGGPSAGGLMTIGFISLFLNKTLNPNVTMTGMINPDGSIGPVGGLLGKLHAVADNGFKVFLIPIGQRIVYVEKRIVKRVLWGYYETIKYAPIDLVKEGEKLNVTVIEVGNIFDAMKYFLGITVKPIKGAEIVMNNSVLNIIDKFAWENYVRSINLFNESKKLFNQLDLFTRIQLYDQINNVEEMNYQLKQLIDKNLSIASFIYSNKVLKENIYINWLYKSMLGKLNLENTMSMINETINDLHYKLSNAGPGLNPLLIESHELYFQALTNYIGLLGKNNTSFTTSDIEKLADIVVKLYFSDQLLNISSMFGKENLNITDSFMTLYSLSDSVVSYAYSLANDVGGGNQYIAEAVNYFQDAVNAYTTNYTAASIGLLIDSITYADIGIETLFIQNNTAYSNITTYLMREHLIYYNLTTIKDYMNYTFTASNQYIYINDYVDSMYVLLKGIMYASIFMSKNSSLNLIENTVSLPPNTPAINPSNKTETPANRLPSNNTGINEINTSIHDMGYYVLGIITGFALGLITYYIYSATKRRKGESLDI, encoded by the coding sequence TTGCAGTATCTGAGAATAGTTTCGTCGATACTTGTGTTTATCATTATATTGTCGACGATGATTGTTGTGAATGCTTATCCTGTATATTTAAATATTCACTCGTTTAGAAAGTCGGTAGTCGTTTATGCTCCCGCAGTTACACGTAGTGGTGAGGGAGCTGTTCTACGAGTAAATCTCACAATTGTTTATCCAGGTTCTGGAATGGTTTATTTTTCTGCGAAACCACTCGTTGAACCAGATACTCAAGCAACAGCGCGTATTGCAGCATATGTTGCTTCAACTATTACAGGCCGAAACTTTTACTCCTACGACTACTACGTAGTTATGACTAGTAATTCTCTCGTAGTTGGGGGGCCGAGTGCTGGTGGGTTGATGACTATTGGGTTTATATCATTGTTTCTGAATAAGACATTGAACCCTAATGTAACGATGACTGGAATGATAAATCCTGATGGAAGCATTGGCCCTGTCGGCGGGCTTCTAGGGAAACTCCATGCTGTCGCTGATAATGGGTTCAAGGTTTTCCTAATACCAATTGGTCAGAGAATAGTTTATGTTGAGAAAAGAATTGTTAAGAGGGTTCTCTGGGGATATTATGAGACTATAAAATATGCGCCAATAGACCTTGTTAAGGAGGGTGAAAAGCTTAATGTAACAGTTATCGAGGTAGGCAACATCTTTGATGCTATGAAGTATTTTCTCGGAATCACTGTGAAGCCTATTAAGGGCGCGGAAATAGTTATGAACAATTCTGTTCTCAACATTATAGATAAGTTTGCATGGGAAAACTATGTTAGATCAATAAATCTATTTAATGAGTCTAAGAAACTGTTTAATCAATTAGATTTGTTTACTAGAATACAGCTATACGATCAGATCAATAATGTTGAGGAAATGAATTATCAGTTAAAACAATTAATAGATAAGAATCTATCCATCGCATCCTTCATTTATTCTAATAAAGTGCTTAAAGAAAACATTTACATAAACTGGCTATATAAATCAATGCTTGGAAAACTAAATTTAGAAAACACTATGTCGATGATTAATGAAACCATAAATGATCTCCACTATAAATTATCTAATGCTGGCCCCGGCTTAAACCCGCTATTAATTGAGTCGCATGAACTATATTTTCAAGCATTAACAAACTATATAGGATTACTCGGCAAAAACAATACATCATTTACTACTAGCGATATAGAAAAATTAGCTGATATAGTTGTCAAGCTGTACTTCTCTGATCAATTACTTAATATTTCGTCAATGTTTGGTAAAGAAAATTTAAACATCACGGATTCCTTTATGACCCTATATAGTTTATCTGATTCAGTTGTTTCATATGCTTATAGTTTAGCAAACGATGTTGGAGGTGGAAACCAGTACATAGCTGAGGCGGTAAATTATTTTCAGGATGCAGTAAATGCTTATACAACCAATTACACGGCTGCATCAATAGGATTATTGATCGATAGCATTACATATGCGGATATAGGGATAGAAACGCTTTTTATACAAAACAATACTGCTTACTCAAACATAACTACGTATCTAATGAGAGAACATTTAATCTATTATAATCTTACAACAATTAAAGACTACATGAACTATACATTCACAGCTAGTAATCAATACATATATATTAATGACTACGTAGACTCGATGTATGTATTATTGAAAGGAATAATGTATGCTTCCATATTTATGTCGAAGAATTCATCATTAAACCTCATTGAAAACACTGTATCTCTTCCACCTAATACACCAGCTATTAATCCAAGTAATAAAACTGAAACACCCGCTAATAGATTACCATCTAATAATACGGGAATAAATGAGATCAATACAAGTATACACGATATGGGATACTATGTTTTGGGGATAATAACAGGCTTCGCACTCGGTTTAATAACGTATTATATCTATTCAGCAACGAAGAGGAGGAAAGGAGAAAGCCTCGATATATAG
- a CDS encoding MGMT family protein, whose translation MLVLEPDKGILRKAGKKELYEAVYLLTMLIPIGKVTTYKSIAKILGIHPRTVGIVLKKNSKPIIVPCHRVISSNGSIGGYSWGGKNVKKKLLEIEGVRIIGEKVDPEYIIDIGEQLIS comes from the coding sequence TTGCTTGTCTTAGAGCCAGATAAAGGAATCCTTCGCAAAGCAGGTAAAAAAGAACTATATGAAGCAGTATATTTATTAACAATGCTGATCCCTATAGGAAAAGTTACAACTTATAAATCAATTGCTAAAATACTAGGTATTCATCCGAGAACAGTTGGAATAGTTTTGAAGAAAAATAGTAAACCAATAATAGTTCCATGCCATAGAGTAATAAGCTCAAATGGATCAATAGGAGGCTATAGTTGGGGAGGTAAAAATGTTAAGAAGAAACTACTAGAAATAGAAGGCGTTAGAATAATAGGTGAAAAAGTAGATCCTGAATACATAATTGATATAGGTGAGCAACTCATCTCTTAA
- a CDS encoding ATP-binding cassette domain-containing protein, whose product MVSELLRELVSHGKIIIATAKTRLDGWKTYSITSIKKHQINIYELKQIDPLSSGRGKIVIKNAYVRRGKRRIRIPEIDLRPGSSITIIGSNGAGKTSILLGISGVLKIYGYREIKGSIGFVPDDVSMIFSWSDTETVIRELCSNNNNCYKNSTRILRNLGIRIEDRFFYEHSDGEKRLVILIPQLMKRPDILLIDGGLEYIDYEKAKIVEELVDKFLNSGGIVVSTLPSGDELHAVEGLYLFAP is encoded by the coding sequence ATGGTTTCTGAATTATTAAGAGAACTGGTTAGCCATGGAAAAATAATTATAGCTACGGCGAAGACCAGATTAGATGGTTGGAAAACATACAGCATCACATCTATAAAGAAGCATCAAATCAATATATATGAGCTCAAACAAATTGATCCTCTAAGCTCTGGTAGAGGAAAAATAGTTATTAAAAACGCATATGTAAGAAGGGGTAAAAGAAGAATACGTATTCCCGAAATAGATCTTAGGCCTGGAAGCTCAATAACCATTATCGGCTCTAATGGTGCAGGAAAAACATCTATCCTACTAGGTATTAGCGGGGTCTTGAAAATATATGGCTATCGCGAAATAAAAGGCAGTATAGGCTTTGTCCCAGATGATGTATCAATGATTTTCTCATGGAGCGATACAGAAACTGTAATAAGAGAACTTTGCAGTAACAACAATAATTGTTATAAGAATTCGACAAGAATTCTCAGGAATTTAGGAATAAGAATAGAGGATAGGTTCTTTTATGAGCATAGTGATGGAGAAAAAAGACTAGTAATTCTAATTCCTCAACTCATGAAGAGACCTGACATATTATTAATTGATGGGGGTCTTGAATATATAGATTATGAGAAGGCTAAAATTGTAGAAGAACTCGTAGATAAGTTCCTAAACAGTGGAGGCATTGTAGTATCTACTTTGCCAAGTGGTGATGAACTCCATGCTGTTGAAGGGCTATATTTATTTGCTCCTTAG
- a CDS encoding iron-containing alcohol dehydrogenase — MKTLSFQVYNGGVKLFFGINVIGNAEEYVKAYERVLLVTGRRSAKISGALDDVTSILDKHGIKYTIYNDIVPNPTVENVGGIVKAYREFGAEAIIAIGGGSIIDSAKVARLVISGGGSVADYLYGRKPYPEKLPFLLAVNLTHGTGTEIDKYAVVSNVETKEKIGISAGYPNVSIDDPRYTRTLPRNQTIYTSIDAFAHAVESATSTRSSPYTWVLAEEAIKHIVKYLPRALEKLDDLETRYWLLYASMIAGISIDHGVTHIAHGLEHVFSGFNPKLPHGAGLAILYKALLQFFYKLDPEVMARILKPLDPELKPRIEDAEKAQKAYNKFLEEIGFNEPFSTYGFGVEDVKEAVKFFYENERMKRYHGLTPELPNREDLEKWLISLI; from the coding sequence ATGAAGACTCTATCTTTCCAAGTCTATAATGGCGGAGTTAAATTATTCTTCGGCATAAACGTTATTGGTAATGCTGAGGAATACGTTAAGGCTTATGAAAGAGTATTATTAGTTACAGGGCGTAGATCAGCAAAGATATCAGGCGCTCTTGACGATGTGACTAGTATCCTCGATAAGCATGGAATAAAATATACTATCTATAATGACATTGTGCCTAATCCTACAGTAGAAAATGTTGGGGGAATAGTGAAAGCTTATAGAGAATTTGGAGCCGAAGCCATTATCGCTATAGGTGGTGGCAGCATTATTGATTCAGCAAAAGTTGCTAGGCTAGTTATAAGTGGTGGTGGAAGCGTTGCTGATTACTTATATGGTAGAAAACCTTATCCCGAGAAACTACCGTTTCTCCTAGCAGTTAATCTAACTCATGGTACTGGAACAGAAATTGATAAATATGCTGTTGTAAGCAATGTAGAGACCAAGGAAAAAATAGGTATAAGTGCTGGTTACCCCAATGTATCAATCGATGATCCAAGATATACGAGGACTCTTCCGAGAAACCAGACAATATATACTTCTATAGATGCGTTTGCTCACGCTGTTGAATCAGCGACATCTACACGGTCCAGCCCATATACATGGGTTCTCGCAGAAGAAGCGATTAAGCATATAGTAAAATATCTTCCCAGAGCACTGGAGAAACTAGATGATCTGGAGACAAGATACTGGCTCCTATATGCATCAATGATTGCTGGAATAAGCATTGATCACGGAGTAACCCATATAGCACATGGATTAGAACATGTATTCAGCGGATTCAACCCTAAACTGCCTCATGGAGCAGGACTAGCTATATTATATAAAGCATTATTACAGTTCTTCTATAAGTTAGACCCCGAAGTAATGGCTAGAATACTGAAACCACTGGATCCAGAGTTAAAACCTAGAATAGAAGATGCTGAAAAAGCTCAGAAAGCATATAATAAGTTCCTCGAAGAAATAGGATTTAACGAGCCATTTTCAACATATGGGTTCGGAGTCGAAGACGTTAAGGAAGCTGTCAAGTTCTTTTATGAAAACGAGAGAATGAAGAGATATCATGGATTAACACCTGAACTACCGAATCGTGAAGATTTAGAGAAATGGTTAATTTCCCTAATATGA